A genomic stretch from Bos javanicus breed banteng chromosome 29, ARS-OSU_banteng_1.0, whole genome shotgun sequence includes:
- the CTSF gene encoding cathepsin F isoform X1: MAPWLQLLLLLGLLPAAAPASSKPPAAGAQAWELASPELREPFRFALEMYNRGRAAGTRAALGAVRGRVRRAGRGSLYSLKATLVEPPCNDPTVCQLPVSKKTLLCSFEVLDELGKHMLLRRDCGPVDTKTTDDRNETFSSFLPLLNKDPLPQDFSVKMASIFKDFVTTYNRTYDSQEEASWRMSVFANNMVRAQKIQALDRGTARYGVTKFSDLTEEEFRTIYLNPLLKDAPGRNMRPAQPVTDVPPPQWDWRNKGAVTNVKNQGMCGSCWAFSVTGNVEGQWFLKRGTLLSLSEQELLDCDKTDKACLGGLPSNAYSAIRTLGGLETEDDYSYRGRLQTCSFSAEKAKVYINDSVELSKNEQKLAAWLAKNGPVSIAINAFGMQFYRHGISHPLRPLCSPWLIDHAVLLVGYGNRSAIPFWAIKNSWGTDWGEEGYYYLHRGSGACGVNIMASSAVIN; the protein is encoded by the exons ATGGCACCCTGGCtgcagctgctgttgctgctggggCTGCTCCCGGCCGCCGCTCCGGCCTCCAGCAAGCCCCCGGCGGCCGGCGCGCAGGCCTGGGAGCTGGCGTCCCCGGAGCTGCGGGAGCCCTTCCGCTTCGCCTTGGAGATGTACAACCGCGGCCGGGCTGCCGGGACGAGGGCCGCGCTGGGGGCCGTGCGCGGTCGCGTCCGCCGG GCGGGCCGGGGGTCCCTGTACTCGCTGAAGGCGACCCTGGTAGAGCCGCCCTGCAACGACCCCACGGTGTGCCAGCTCCCGGTGTCCAAGAAGACCCTG CTCTGCAGCTTCGAAGTCCTAGACGAGCTAGGAAAACACATGCTACTGAGGCGGGACTGTGGCCCAGTCGACACCAAGACTACAG ATGACAGAAATGAGACTTTCAGTTCATTCCTTCCGCTGCTGAACAAGGACCCCCTCCCCCAG GACTTTTCTGTGAAGATGGCTTCGATCTTCAAGGACTTTGTCACCACCTATAACCGGACATATGATTCGCAGGAAG AAGCCAGTTGGCGCATGTCCGTCTTTGCCAATAATATGGTGCGAGCGCAGAAGATCCAGGCCCTGGACCGTGGCACAGCTCGGTATGGGGTCACCAAGTTCAGTGACCTGACAG AGGAGGAGTTCCGCACCATCTACCTGAATCCCCTCCTGAAAGATGCGCCTGGCAGGAACATGCGCCCGGCCCAGCCTGTCACCGACGTTCCTCCGCCTCAGTGGGACTGGAGGAATAAGGGGGCTGTCACCAACGTCAAGAACCAG GGTATGTGCGGCTCCTGCTGGGCCTTCTCAGTCACAGGCAACGTGGAGGGCCAGTGGTTCCTCAAACGGGGGACCCTGCTCTCCCTGTCTGAGCAGG AGCTCTTGGACTGTGACAAGACTGACAAGGCCTGCCTGGGCGGCTTGCCCTCTAACGCCTACTCGGCCATACGGACTCTGG GAGGGCTGGAGACGGAGGATGACTACAGCTACCGAGGCCGCTTGCAGACCTGCAGCTTCTCTGCAGAGAAGGCCAAGGTCTACATCAACGACTCAGTGGAGCTGAGCAAGAATGAGCAAA AGCTGGCGGCCTGGCTGGCCAAGAACGGCCCCGTCTCCATTGCCATCAACGCCTTTGGCATGCAG TTCTACCGCCACGGGATCTCCCATCCCCTGCGCCCCCTCTGCAGCCCTTGGCTCATCGACCATGCCGTGCTGCTCGTGGGCTATGGCAACC gctctgccattcccttctgggccATCAAGAACAGCTGGGGCACTGACTGGGGTGAGGAG GGTTACTACTACTTGCACCGTGGCTCCGGGGCCTGTGGCGTGAACATCATGGCCAGCTCAGCGGTGATAAACTGA
- the CTSF gene encoding cathepsin F isoform X2: MAPWLQLLLLLGLLPAAAPASSKPPAAGAQAWELASPELREPFRFALEMYNRGRAAGTRAALGAVRGRVRRAGRGSLYSLKATLVEPPCNDPTVCQLPVSKKTLLCSFEVLDELGKHMLLRRDCGPVDTKTTDDRNETFSSFLPLLNKDPLPQDFSVKMASIFKDFVTTYNRTYDSQEASWRMSVFANNMVRAQKIQALDRGTARYGVTKFSDLTEEEFRTIYLNPLLKDAPGRNMRPAQPVTDVPPPQWDWRNKGAVTNVKNQGMCGSCWAFSVTGNVEGQWFLKRGTLLSLSEQELLDCDKTDKACLGGLPSNAYSAIRTLGGLETEDDYSYRGRLQTCSFSAEKAKVYINDSVELSKNEQKLAAWLAKNGPVSIAINAFGMQFYRHGISHPLRPLCSPWLIDHAVLLVGYGNRSAIPFWAIKNSWGTDWGEEGYYYLHRGSGACGVNIMASSAVIN, translated from the exons ATGGCACCCTGGCtgcagctgctgttgctgctggggCTGCTCCCGGCCGCCGCTCCGGCCTCCAGCAAGCCCCCGGCGGCCGGCGCGCAGGCCTGGGAGCTGGCGTCCCCGGAGCTGCGGGAGCCCTTCCGCTTCGCCTTGGAGATGTACAACCGCGGCCGGGCTGCCGGGACGAGGGCCGCGCTGGGGGCCGTGCGCGGTCGCGTCCGCCGG GCGGGCCGGGGGTCCCTGTACTCGCTGAAGGCGACCCTGGTAGAGCCGCCCTGCAACGACCCCACGGTGTGCCAGCTCCCGGTGTCCAAGAAGACCCTG CTCTGCAGCTTCGAAGTCCTAGACGAGCTAGGAAAACACATGCTACTGAGGCGGGACTGTGGCCCAGTCGACACCAAGACTACAG ATGACAGAAATGAGACTTTCAGTTCATTCCTTCCGCTGCTGAACAAGGACCCCCTCCCCCAG GACTTTTCTGTGAAGATGGCTTCGATCTTCAAGGACTTTGTCACCACCTATAACCGGACATATGATTCGCAGGAAG CCAGTTGGCGCATGTCCGTCTTTGCCAATAATATGGTGCGAGCGCAGAAGATCCAGGCCCTGGACCGTGGCACAGCTCGGTATGGGGTCACCAAGTTCAGTGACCTGACAG AGGAGGAGTTCCGCACCATCTACCTGAATCCCCTCCTGAAAGATGCGCCTGGCAGGAACATGCGCCCGGCCCAGCCTGTCACCGACGTTCCTCCGCCTCAGTGGGACTGGAGGAATAAGGGGGCTGTCACCAACGTCAAGAACCAG GGTATGTGCGGCTCCTGCTGGGCCTTCTCAGTCACAGGCAACGTGGAGGGCCAGTGGTTCCTCAAACGGGGGACCCTGCTCTCCCTGTCTGAGCAGG AGCTCTTGGACTGTGACAAGACTGACAAGGCCTGCCTGGGCGGCTTGCCCTCTAACGCCTACTCGGCCATACGGACTCTGG GAGGGCTGGAGACGGAGGATGACTACAGCTACCGAGGCCGCTTGCAGACCTGCAGCTTCTCTGCAGAGAAGGCCAAGGTCTACATCAACGACTCAGTGGAGCTGAGCAAGAATGAGCAAA AGCTGGCGGCCTGGCTGGCCAAGAACGGCCCCGTCTCCATTGCCATCAACGCCTTTGGCATGCAG TTCTACCGCCACGGGATCTCCCATCCCCTGCGCCCCCTCTGCAGCCCTTGGCTCATCGACCATGCCGTGCTGCTCGTGGGCTATGGCAACC gctctgccattcccttctgggccATCAAGAACAGCTGGGGCACTGACTGGGGTGAGGAG GGTTACTACTACTTGCACCGTGGCTCCGGGGCCTGTGGCGTGAACATCATGGCCAGCTCAGCGGTGATAAACTGA
- the ACTN3 gene encoding alpha-actinin-3 isoform X1: MMMVLQPEGLGTGEGPFAGGRGGGEYMEQEEDWDRDLLLDPAWEKQQRKTFTAWCNSHLRKAGTQIENIEEDFRNGLKLMLLLEVISGERLPRPDKGKMRFHKIANVNKALDFIASKGVKLVSIGAEEIVDGNLKMTLGMIWTIILRFAIQDISVEETSAKEGLLLWCQRKTAPYRNVNVQNFHTSWKDGLALCALIHRHRPDLIDYAKLRKDDPIGNLNTAFEVAEKYLDIPKMLDAEDIVNTPKPDEKAIMTYVSCFYHAFAGAEQAETAANRICKVLAVNQENEKLMEEYEKLASELLEWIRRTVPWLENRVGEPSMSAMQRKLEDFRDYRRLHKPPRVQEKCQLEINFNTLQTKLRLSHRPAFMPSEGKLVSDIANAWRGLEQAEKGYEDWLLSEIRRLQRLQHLAEKFQQKASLHEAWTRGKEDMLSQRDYETASLQEVRALLRRHEAFESDLAAHQDRVEHIAALAQELNELDYHEAASVNSRCQAICDQWDNLGTLTQKRRDALERMEKLLETIDQLQLEFARRAAPFNNWLDGAVEDLQDVWLVHSVEETQSLVTAHDQFKATLPEADRERGAILGIQGEIQKICQTYGLRPSSTNPYIALTPQDINTKWDTVRKLVPSRDQMLQEELTRQQVNERLRRQFAAQANAIGPWIQGKVEEVGRLAAGMAGSLEEQMAGLRQQEQNIINYKSNIDRLEGDHQLLQESLVFDNKHTVYSMEHIRVGWEQLLTSIARTINEVENQVLTRDAKGLSQEQLNEFRASFNHFDRVSRGLALWGGRLGGWLGGGDRGQSLTSAPQLQKRNGMMEPDDFRACLISMGYDLGEVEFARIMTMVDPNAAGVVTFQAFIDFMTRETAETDTAEQVVASFKILAGDKNYITAEELRRELPAEQAEYCIRRMAPYKGAGAPAGALDYVAFSSALYGESDL, translated from the exons ATGATGATGGTTCTGCAGCCCGAGGGTCTGGGGACCGGGGAGGGGCCCTTCGCGGGCGGCCGTGGGGGCGGCGAATACATGGAACAGGAGGAGGACTGGGACCGCGACCTGCTGTTGGACCCGGCCTGGGAGAAGCAGCAGCGGAAA ACCTTCACTGCCTGGTGCAACTCACACCTGCGCAAGGCTGGCACCCAGATCGAGAACATCGAGGAGGATTTCCGCAATGGCCTCAAACTCATGTTGCTCCTGGAGGTTATTTCAG GAGAGAGGCTGCCCAGACCAGACAAAGGCAAGATGCGCTTCCACAAGATCGCCAATGTCAACAAGGCCCTGGATTTCATTGCCAGCAAGGGGGTGAAGCTGGTGTCCATCGGTGCTGAAG aGATTGTTGACGGGAACCTGAAGATGACCCTGGGCATGATCTGGACCATCATCCTTCGCTTTGCCATCCAGGACATCTCCGTGGAAG AAACCTCGGCCAAGGAAGGCTTGCTCCTGTGGTGTCAGCGGAAGACGGCGCCGTACCGCAACGTCAACGTGCAGAACTTCCACACCAG CTGGAAGGATGGGCTGGCCCTCTGTGCTCTCATCCACCGACACCGCCCCGacctcattgactatgccaaactgCGCAAG GACGACCCCATCGGCAACTTGAACACCGCCTTTGAGGTGGCCGAGAAGTACCTGGACATCCCTAAGATGCTGGATGCAGAAG ACATTGTGAACACCCCAAAGCCTGATGAGAAGGCCATCAtgacctatgtctcctgcttctACCACGCCTTCGCCGGGGCAGAGCAG GCAGAGACAGCCGCCAACAGGATCTGCAAAGTGCTGGCCGTGAACCAAGAGAACGAGAAGCTGATGGAGGAATATGAAAAGCTGGCCAGTGAG CTGCTGGAATGGATCCGCCGGACCGTGCCGTGGCTGGAGAACCGCGTGGGCGAGCCCAGCATGAGCGCCATGCAGCGCAAGCTGGAAGACTTCCGGGACTACCGGCGCCTGCACAAGCCGCCCCGCGTGCAGGAGAAGTGCCAGCTGGAGATTAACTTCAACACGCTGCAGACCAAGCTGCGGCTGAGCCACCGGCCAGCCTTCATGCCATCTGAGGGCAAGCTGGTCTCG GACATCGCCAACGCATGGCGGGGCCTGGAGCAGGCAGAGAAGGGCTATGAGGATTGGCTGCTCTCCGAGATCCGGCGCCTACAGCGGCTGCAGCACCTGGCGGAGAAGTTCCAGCAGAAGGCCTCCCTGCATGAAGCCTGGACCCGGG GAAAGGAGGACATGCTGAGCCAGAGGGACTACGAGACGGCTTCGCTGCAGGAGGTGCGGGCCTTGCTGCGGCGCCACGAGGCCTTCGAGAGCGACCTGGCGGCGCACCAGGACCGCGTGGAGCACATCGCTGCGCTGGCCCAGGAGCTCAA TGAGCTGGACTACCACGAGGCAGCCTCGGTGAACAGCCGCTGCCAGGCCATCTGTGACCAGTGGGACAACCTGGGCACGCTGACCCAGAAGAGGCGGGATGCACTGGAG CGGATGGAGAAGCTCCTGGAGACCATCGATCAGCTACAGCTGGAGTTTGCCCGGCGGGCAGCGCCCTTCAACAACTGGCTGGACGGCGCCGTGGAGGACCTGCAGGACGTGTGGCTGGTGCACTCggtggaggagacccag AGCTTGGTGACAGCACACGACCAGTTCAAGGCAACACTGCCCGAGGCCGACCGAGAGAGGGGTGCCATCCTGGGCATCCAGGGTGAGATCCAGAAGATCTGCCAAACGTACGGACTGCGGCCCAGCTCCACCAACCCCTACATCGCCCTCACCCCGCAGGACATCAACACCAAGTGGGACACG GTCCGAAAGCTGGTACCCAGCCGTGACCAGATGCTGCAGGAGGAGCTGACGCGGCAGCAGGTGAACGAGAGGCTCCGGCGGCAGTTTGCAGCCCAGGCCAACGCCATCGGGCCCTGGATCCAGGGGAAGGTGGAG GAAGTGGGGCGCCTAGCCGCGGGTATGGCCGGCTCTCTGGAGGAGCAGATGGCGGGCCTGCGGCAGCAGGAGCAAAATATCATCAACTACAAGAGCAACATTGACCGGCTGGAGGGAGACCACCAGCTGCTGCAGGAGAGTCTGGTGTTTGACAACAAGCACACGGTCTACAGCATGGAG CACATCCGCGTGGGCTGGGAGCAGCTGCTCACCTCCATCGCACGCACCATCAACGAGGTGGAGAACCAGGTACTGACCCGAGACGCCAAGGGCCTGAGTCAGGAGCAGCTCAATGAGTTCCGGGCATCTTTCAACCACTTTGACCGGGTCAGCAGGGGCCTCGCCCTGTGGGGTGGTAGACTTGGGGGCTGGCTGGGAGGCGGAGATCGGGGCCAGAGCCTGACATCTGCTCCCCAACTACAGAAGCGGAATGGCATGATGGAGCCTGATGACTTCCGGGCCTGCCTCATCTCCATGGGCTATGACCTG GGGGAGGTGGAGTTCGCTCGCATCATGACCATGGTGGACCCCAACGCAGCTGGGGTTGTGACCTTCCAAGCCTTCATCGACTTTATGACCCGAGAGACAGCCGAgacggacacggctgagcaggtTGTGGCCTCGTTCAAGATCCTGGCGGGAGACAAG AACTACATCACCGCCGAGGAGCTACGGCGGGAACTCCCGGCGGAGCAGGCTGAGTACTGCATCCGCCGCATGGCGCCCTACAAGGGGGCTGGGGCTCCAGCTGGAGCCCTGGACTACGTGGCCTTCTCCAGTGCCCTCTACGGGGAGAGTGACCTCTGA
- the ACTN3 gene encoding alpha-actinin-3 isoform X2 → MMMVLQPEGLGTGEGPFAGGRGGGEYMEQEEDWDRDLLLDPAWEKQQRKTFTAWCNSHLRKAGTQIENIEEDFRNGLKLMLLLEVISGERLPRPDKGKMRFHKIANVNKALDFIASKGVKLVSIGAEEIVDGNLKMTLGMIWTIILRFAIQDISVEETSAKEGLLLWCQRKTAPYRNVNVQNFHTSWKDGLALCALIHRHRPDLIDYAKLRKDDPIGNLNTAFEVAEKYLDIPKMLDAEDIVNTPKPDEKAIMTYVSCFYHAFAGAEQAETAANRICKVLAVNQENEKLMEEYEKLASELLEWIRRTVPWLENRVGEPSMSAMQRKLEDFRDYRRLHKPPRVQEKCQLEINFNTLQTKLRLSHRPAFMPSEGKLVSDIANAWRGLEQAEKGYEDWLLSEIRRLQRLQHLAEKFQQKASLHEAWTRGKEDMLSQRDYETASLQEVRALLRRHEAFESDLAAHQDRVEHIAALAQELNELDYHEAASVNSRCQAICDQWDNLGTLTQKRRDALERMEKLLETIDQLQLEFARRAAPFNNWLDGAVEDLQDVWLVHSVEETQSLVTAHDQFKATLPEADRERGAILGIQGEIQKICQTYGLRPSSTNPYIALTPQDINTKWDTVRKLVPSRDQMLQEELTRQQVNERLRRQFAAQANAIGPWIQGKVEEVGRLAAGMAGSLEEQMAGLRQQEQNIINYKSNIDRLEGDHQLLQESLVFDNKHTVYSMEHIRVGWEQLLTSIARTINEVENQVLTRDAKGLSQEQLNEFRASFNHFDRKRNGMMEPDDFRACLISMGYDLGEVEFARIMTMVDPNAAGVVTFQAFIDFMTRETAETDTAEQVVASFKILAGDKNYITAEELRRELPAEQAEYCIRRMAPYKGAGAPAGALDYVAFSSALYGESDL, encoded by the exons ATGATGATGGTTCTGCAGCCCGAGGGTCTGGGGACCGGGGAGGGGCCCTTCGCGGGCGGCCGTGGGGGCGGCGAATACATGGAACAGGAGGAGGACTGGGACCGCGACCTGCTGTTGGACCCGGCCTGGGAGAAGCAGCAGCGGAAA ACCTTCACTGCCTGGTGCAACTCACACCTGCGCAAGGCTGGCACCCAGATCGAGAACATCGAGGAGGATTTCCGCAATGGCCTCAAACTCATGTTGCTCCTGGAGGTTATTTCAG GAGAGAGGCTGCCCAGACCAGACAAAGGCAAGATGCGCTTCCACAAGATCGCCAATGTCAACAAGGCCCTGGATTTCATTGCCAGCAAGGGGGTGAAGCTGGTGTCCATCGGTGCTGAAG aGATTGTTGACGGGAACCTGAAGATGACCCTGGGCATGATCTGGACCATCATCCTTCGCTTTGCCATCCAGGACATCTCCGTGGAAG AAACCTCGGCCAAGGAAGGCTTGCTCCTGTGGTGTCAGCGGAAGACGGCGCCGTACCGCAACGTCAACGTGCAGAACTTCCACACCAG CTGGAAGGATGGGCTGGCCCTCTGTGCTCTCATCCACCGACACCGCCCCGacctcattgactatgccaaactgCGCAAG GACGACCCCATCGGCAACTTGAACACCGCCTTTGAGGTGGCCGAGAAGTACCTGGACATCCCTAAGATGCTGGATGCAGAAG ACATTGTGAACACCCCAAAGCCTGATGAGAAGGCCATCAtgacctatgtctcctgcttctACCACGCCTTCGCCGGGGCAGAGCAG GCAGAGACAGCCGCCAACAGGATCTGCAAAGTGCTGGCCGTGAACCAAGAGAACGAGAAGCTGATGGAGGAATATGAAAAGCTGGCCAGTGAG CTGCTGGAATGGATCCGCCGGACCGTGCCGTGGCTGGAGAACCGCGTGGGCGAGCCCAGCATGAGCGCCATGCAGCGCAAGCTGGAAGACTTCCGGGACTACCGGCGCCTGCACAAGCCGCCCCGCGTGCAGGAGAAGTGCCAGCTGGAGATTAACTTCAACACGCTGCAGACCAAGCTGCGGCTGAGCCACCGGCCAGCCTTCATGCCATCTGAGGGCAAGCTGGTCTCG GACATCGCCAACGCATGGCGGGGCCTGGAGCAGGCAGAGAAGGGCTATGAGGATTGGCTGCTCTCCGAGATCCGGCGCCTACAGCGGCTGCAGCACCTGGCGGAGAAGTTCCAGCAGAAGGCCTCCCTGCATGAAGCCTGGACCCGGG GAAAGGAGGACATGCTGAGCCAGAGGGACTACGAGACGGCTTCGCTGCAGGAGGTGCGGGCCTTGCTGCGGCGCCACGAGGCCTTCGAGAGCGACCTGGCGGCGCACCAGGACCGCGTGGAGCACATCGCTGCGCTGGCCCAGGAGCTCAA TGAGCTGGACTACCACGAGGCAGCCTCGGTGAACAGCCGCTGCCAGGCCATCTGTGACCAGTGGGACAACCTGGGCACGCTGACCCAGAAGAGGCGGGATGCACTGGAG CGGATGGAGAAGCTCCTGGAGACCATCGATCAGCTACAGCTGGAGTTTGCCCGGCGGGCAGCGCCCTTCAACAACTGGCTGGACGGCGCCGTGGAGGACCTGCAGGACGTGTGGCTGGTGCACTCggtggaggagacccag AGCTTGGTGACAGCACACGACCAGTTCAAGGCAACACTGCCCGAGGCCGACCGAGAGAGGGGTGCCATCCTGGGCATCCAGGGTGAGATCCAGAAGATCTGCCAAACGTACGGACTGCGGCCCAGCTCCACCAACCCCTACATCGCCCTCACCCCGCAGGACATCAACACCAAGTGGGACACG GTCCGAAAGCTGGTACCCAGCCGTGACCAGATGCTGCAGGAGGAGCTGACGCGGCAGCAGGTGAACGAGAGGCTCCGGCGGCAGTTTGCAGCCCAGGCCAACGCCATCGGGCCCTGGATCCAGGGGAAGGTGGAG GAAGTGGGGCGCCTAGCCGCGGGTATGGCCGGCTCTCTGGAGGAGCAGATGGCGGGCCTGCGGCAGCAGGAGCAAAATATCATCAACTACAAGAGCAACATTGACCGGCTGGAGGGAGACCACCAGCTGCTGCAGGAGAGTCTGGTGTTTGACAACAAGCACACGGTCTACAGCATGGAG CACATCCGCGTGGGCTGGGAGCAGCTGCTCACCTCCATCGCACGCACCATCAACGAGGTGGAGAACCAGGTACTGACCCGAGACGCCAAGGGCCTGAGTCAGGAGCAGCTCAATGAGTTCCGGGCATCTTTCAACCACTTTGACCGG AAGCGGAATGGCATGATGGAGCCTGATGACTTCCGGGCCTGCCTCATCTCCATGGGCTATGACCTG GGGGAGGTGGAGTTCGCTCGCATCATGACCATGGTGGACCCCAACGCAGCTGGGGTTGTGACCTTCCAAGCCTTCATCGACTTTATGACCCGAGAGACAGCCGAgacggacacggctgagcaggtTGTGGCCTCGTTCAAGATCCTGGCGGGAGACAAG AACTACATCACCGCCGAGGAGCTACGGCGGGAACTCCCGGCGGAGCAGGCTGAGTACTGCATCCGCCGCATGGCGCCCTACAAGGGGGCTGGGGCTCCAGCTGGAGCCCTGGACTACGTGGCCTTCTCCAGTGCCCTCTACGGGGAGAGTGACCTCTGA
- the ZDHHC24 gene encoding probable palmitoyltransferase ZDHHC24 isoform X1, with translation MGQPWAVGTAEASPARLPLVLTALWAAAVGLELAYVLVLGPGPPPLGPLARTLQVALAAFQLLNLLGNVGLFLRSDPSIRGVMLAGRGLGQGWAYCYQCQSQVPPRSGHCSACRICILRRDHHCRLLGRCVGFRNYRPFLCLLLHGAGVLLHASVLLGPALSALLRAHTPLHTAALLLLPWLMLLTGRVSLAQFALAFVTDTCVAGALLCGAGLLFHGMLLLRGQTTWEWARGQHAYDLGPCHNLQAALGPRWVLVWLWPFLASPLPGDGITFQTAADVGLMAS, from the exons ATGGGGCAGCCCTGGGCGGTGGGGACCGCGGAGGCGAGTCCCGCGCGGCTGCCCCTCGTGCTCACCGCGCTTTGGGCCGCGGCGGTGGGCCTGGAGCTGGCTTACGTGTTAGTGCTAGGCCCCGGGCCACCTCCGCTGGGACCCTTGGCCCGGACCCTGCAGGTTGCGCTGGCAGCCTTCCAGCTGCTCAACCTACTGGGCAACGTGGGGCTGTTCCTGCGCTCGGACCCCAGCATCCGGGGTGTGATGCTGGCCGGCCGTGGTCTGGGCCAGGGCTGGGC TTACTGCTACCAGTGCCAAAGCCAGGTGCCGCCGCGCAGTGGGCACTGCTCCGCCTGCCGTATCTGCATCCTTCGCCGGGACCACCACTGCCGCCTGCTGGGCCGCTGCGTGGGCTTCCGCAACTACCGGcccttcctgtgtctcctgctccaCGGCGCGGGCGTCCTGCTGCACGCCTCTGTGCTGCTGGGCCCGGCCCTGTCGGCCCTGCTGCGAGCCCACACACCCCTCCATACCGCCGCCCTGCTCCTGCTGCCCTGGCTCATGTTGCTCACAG GCAGAGTGTCTCTGGCACAGTTCGCCCTGGCCTTCGTGACTGACACGTGTGTGGCGGGTGCGCTGTTGTGTGGGGCCGGACTGCTCTTCCACGGGATGCTGCTGCTCAGGGGCCAGACCACGTGGGAGTGGGCTCGGGGCCAGCATGCGTACGACCTGGGCCCCTGCCACAACCTGCAGGCAGCTCTGGGGCCCCGCTGGGTCCTCGTCTGGCTCTGGCCCTTCCTGGCCTCCCCGTTGCCGGGGGATGGCATCACCTTCCAGACCGCAGCCGATGTGGGACTCATGGCTTCCTGA
- the ZDHHC24 gene encoding probable palmitoyltransferase ZDHHC24 isoform X2 — translation MFEPLVRTRELFYNQKAERVSFIHLRILLSTLLCAGYYSRHWSYCYQCQSQVPPRSGHCSACRICILRRDHHCRLLGRCVGFRNYRPFLCLLLHGAGVLLHASVLLGPALSALLRAHTPLHTAALLLLPWLMLLTGRVSLAQFALAFVTDTCVAGALLCGAGLLFHGMLLLRGQTTWEWARGQHAYDLGPCHNLQAALGPRWVLVWLWPFLASPLPGDGITFQTAADVGLMAS, via the exons ATGTTTGAGCCGCTTGTTAGAACCAGAGAACTCTTTTACAACCAGAAGGCAGAACgagtttcattcattcacttacgaATATTGTTGAGTACATTATTATGTGCAGGGTACTATTCCAGGCACTGGAG TTACTGCTACCAGTGCCAAAGCCAGGTGCCGCCGCGCAGTGGGCACTGCTCCGCCTGCCGTATCTGCATCCTTCGCCGGGACCACCACTGCCGCCTGCTGGGCCGCTGCGTGGGCTTCCGCAACTACCGGcccttcctgtgtctcctgctccaCGGCGCGGGCGTCCTGCTGCACGCCTCTGTGCTGCTGGGCCCGGCCCTGTCGGCCCTGCTGCGAGCCCACACACCCCTCCATACCGCCGCCCTGCTCCTGCTGCCCTGGCTCATGTTGCTCACAG GCAGAGTGTCTCTGGCACAGTTCGCCCTGGCCTTCGTGACTGACACGTGTGTGGCGGGTGCGCTGTTGTGTGGGGCCGGACTGCTCTTCCACGGGATGCTGCTGCTCAGGGGCCAGACCACGTGGGAGTGGGCTCGGGGCCAGCATGCGTACGACCTGGGCCCCTGCCACAACCTGCAGGCAGCTCTGGGGCCCCGCTGGGTCCTCGTCTGGCTCTGGCCCTTCCTGGCCTCCCCGTTGCCGGGGGATGGCATCACCTTCCAGACCGCAGCCGATGTGGGACTCATGGCTTCCTGA